Proteins from a single region of Novosphingobium sp. CECT 9465:
- a CDS encoding DNA-binding domain-containing protein — protein MSLAALQQEFMAQVFDETHPLPSGWNARMDAGLAIYRGAYRARLIDALRDTFPKTALWVGGDAFEQAAAHHLIQHPPAGWTLDLAGANFAETLVNLFAGDPEVPELAWLEWSMHLAFTAPDTDPIDAAGFAAATREFSEEDWAGMQVELVPSLHCRKVGHDCGALWTALAESAPPASSPTLPKPQGCLVWREGFTPVFRLTSGDELQCLTVLRDGASFDEMCNWLATQSSPEEGVQQAGMMLGNWLSLGLVQAVTTQHRAIESAPD, from the coding sequence ATGAGCCTTGCCGCGCTCCAGCAGGAATTCATGGCACAGGTGTTCGACGAGACGCACCCCCTGCCTTCGGGCTGGAACGCGCGCATGGACGCCGGGCTTGCGATCTACCGCGGCGCCTATCGCGCACGGCTGATCGATGCCCTGCGCGATACCTTTCCGAAGACGGCGCTGTGGGTGGGCGGCGATGCCTTTGAGCAAGCCGCTGCCCATCATCTGATTCAGCATCCACCGGCAGGCTGGACGCTTGATCTTGCGGGCGCGAACTTTGCCGAAACGCTGGTGAACCTGTTCGCGGGCGACCCCGAAGTGCCGGAACTGGCTTGGCTGGAATGGTCGATGCACCTCGCCTTCACCGCACCCGATACCGATCCGATCGATGCCGCCGGATTTGCAGCCGCGACGCGTGAATTCAGCGAAGAGGACTGGGCGGGAATGCAGGTTGAACTGGTGCCATCACTCCACTGCCGCAAAGTTGGCCATGATTGCGGTGCCTTGTGGACAGCTCTGGCCGAAAGCGCACCGCCTGCTTCGTCGCCCACCCTTCCAAAGCCGCAGGGCTGCCTTGTGTGGCGCGAAGGCTTTACGCCCGTATTCAGGTTGACGTCTGGCGATGAACTGCAATGCCTCACCGTACTTAGGGATGGGGCCAGCTTTGACGAAATGTGCAACTGGCTGGCAACGCAGTCATCCCCGGAAGAGGGGGTGCAGCAGGCGGGTATGATGCTGGGCAACTGGCTTTCCCTTGGCCTTGTCCAAGCGGTCACGACGCAACATCGTGCGATTGAATCCGCCCCGGACTGA
- a CDS encoding DUF692 domain-containing protein — protein MNGIPAFHGFGLGLRREHYADFTAGTAQVDFVEIISENYMVDGGRPLAVLDAVRRNYPVAMHGVSLSVGSAQGLDREYLRKLKLLADRIEPLWISDHLCWTRTSAHNSHDLLPLPYTVEALDIVCANLTLAQDVLGRPLLLENPSSYCSFPDDDMAEWEFLSTVSRRTGCHLLLDINNVFVSAHNHGYAAQDFLGGIPMDAVRQIHLAGHTPGEILIDTHDRPVCDDVWSLFAQAISMAGPVATMIERDDAIPPLPELLAELETARKIAAGAQRWAA, from the coding sequence ATGAACGGCATTCCTGCGTTCCACGGTTTTGGTCTCGGCCTTCGCCGCGAACACTACGCGGATTTCACCGCAGGGACCGCGCAGGTCGATTTCGTCGAGATCATCTCGGAGAATTACATGGTCGATGGCGGGCGCCCGCTGGCGGTGCTCGATGCCGTGCGCAGGAACTATCCGGTCGCCATGCACGGTGTATCGCTGTCGGTGGGATCGGCGCAGGGGCTGGACCGGGAATACCTGCGCAAGCTGAAACTGCTGGCAGACCGGATCGAGCCGCTGTGGATTTCGGATCATCTGTGCTGGACCCGGACCAGCGCGCACAACAGCCATGATCTGCTGCCGCTGCCCTACACCGTCGAAGCGCTCGACATCGTGTGCGCGAACCTGACGCTGGCGCAGGATGTGCTGGGGCGGCCGCTTTTGCTTGAAAACCCGTCCAGCTATTGCAGTTTCCCTGATGATGACATGGCAGAATGGGAATTTCTGTCGACGGTATCCCGCCGCACCGGCTGCCATTTGCTGCTCGACATCAACAACGTGTTCGTCAGCGCGCATAACCACGGTTACGCGGCGCAGGACTTCCTCGGCGGAATCCCGATGGACGCGGTTCGCCAGATCCATCTGGCCGGGCACACCCCTGGCGAAATCCTGATCGATACGCATGACCGCCCCGTTTGCGACGATGTCTGGTCGCTGTTTGCGCAGGCAATATCCATGGCCGGTCCGGTGGCTACGATGATCGAGCGGGACGATGCCATTCCCCCCTTGCCGGAACTGCTGGCCGAACTGGAAACGGCGCGCAAAATTGCCGCCGGGGCGCAACGGTGGGCCGCATGA
- a CDS encoding DUF2282 domain-containing protein gives MTETAAIRVAAIAMSAGLAVSLLAVPAHAAKEPMEKCYGVAKAGKNDCAAGPGTSCAGTSTRDYQGDAWKLVPKGTCIKTQTPRGPGALAPVNR, from the coding sequence ATGACTGAGACAGCAGCCATCCGCGTTGCCGCCATCGCCATGTCGGCCGGTCTGGCCGTCAGCCTGTTGGCGGTCCCCGCCCATGCAGCCAAGGAGCCTATGGAAAAATGTTATGGCGTAGCCAAGGCAGGCAAGAACGATTGCGCCGCCGGGCCGGGCACCAGTTGTGCCGGCACGTCGACCCGCGACTATCAGGGGGATGCGTGGAAGCTGGTGCCCAAGGGCACCTGCATAAAAACGCAAACGCCACGCGGCCCCGGCGCACTGGCCCCGGTGAACCGCTGA
- a CDS encoding DoxX family protein produces MRGFVAIHDRMIARLSGRVPEAFVLLFVRISLAGIFWRSGRSKVVEGSWLEISDATHFLFAEEYTGVPLPPDLAAPLATWSEHLFPVLLVLGLATRASALALLGMTMVIQLFVFPEAWWSVHSIWTALCLVLIVRGGGLFSLDTASGRMLAR; encoded by the coding sequence ATGCGCGGTTTCGTTGCCATTCATGACCGGATGATCGCCCGGCTTTCCGGGCGTGTGCCCGAAGCGTTCGTCCTGCTGTTCGTGCGGATCAGCCTTGCGGGGATATTCTGGCGTTCTGGCCGCAGCAAGGTTGTCGAAGGAAGCTGGCTCGAAATCAGCGATGCGACCCACTTCCTCTTCGCCGAGGAATATACCGGTGTGCCATTGCCGCCCGATCTGGCGGCACCGCTGGCGACCTGGTCCGAACACCTGTTTCCGGTTTTGCTGGTGCTGGGGCTTGCCACGCGAGCCTCAGCGCTGGCGCTGCTGGGGATGACCATGGTGATCCAGTTATTTGTCTTTCCAGAAGCATGGTGGAGCGTTCACAGCATCTGGACGGCGCTGTGCCTTGTCCTGATCGTGCGCGGTGGCGGCCTCTTCTCGCTCGACACCGCAAGTGGCAGGATGCTGGCCAGATGA
- a CDS encoding sigma-70 family RNA polymerase sigma factor, with amino-acid sequence MIADEQTLARLMAAAQGGDRQAYGVLLVEARRWLRRYLSRKVPPGQVDDLVQDVLVALHSKRGTYDPARPFLPWLAAIARYRWVDYLRRAYKREDVALGDDDFPQESHGDAVLARISLDRLFCQLSNAQAQAIELVKIEGHTISEAATRCGQSEPSIKTNIHRGLRKLAALIEKAD; translated from the coding sequence ATGATCGCGGACGAGCAGACCCTGGCCCGGTTGATGGCGGCGGCGCAAGGCGGCGACCGGCAGGCTTACGGTGTGCTGCTGGTCGAGGCGCGGCGCTGGCTACGCCGCTATCTTTCGCGCAAGGTCCCGCCGGGGCAGGTCGACGATCTGGTGCAGGATGTGCTGGTCGCGCTTCACAGCAAACGCGGCACTTATGATCCGGCGCGTCCGTTCCTGCCATGGCTTGCCGCGATTGCGCGCTATCGCTGGGTTGACTACTTGCGCCGCGCGTACAAGCGCGAGGATGTGGCGCTGGGGGATGATGACTTTCCGCAGGAAAGCCATGGTGACGCCGTTCTTGCCCGCATCAGCCTCGACCGGCTGTTCTGCCAGCTTTCAAATGCGCAGGCCCAGGCCATAGAACTGGTGAAAATCGAAGGCCATACCATCAGCGAAGCCGCCACGCGTTGCGGGCAGAGCGAACCTTCGATCAAGACAAACATTCATCGCGGCCTCAGGAAACTGGCCGCGCTGATCGAGAAAGCCGACTGA
- a CDS encoding NrsF family protein, producing MNKDSSSLIDSLVDDLAPVRSLRQSDGGILVCIAAVLTGTIVVALNGLNDDILEGRISAPFLLANGLLLVLGLAASVSTVTMALPRVGARHEGPRWAMIATAVFPASAIAMLVLHFTSWPKLPDLVHGWRCFAEATMASLLIAGALIFWLRRGAPVSLPTAGLHLGVAATALGTFAFGLTCPQDTISHLGVWHAAPVVLGGVVGRTIGPRLLRW from the coding sequence ATGAACAAGGACAGCAGCAGCCTGATCGACTCGCTGGTCGATGATCTCGCCCCGGTAAGATCGCTGCGCCAGTCCGATGGCGGCATTCTCGTATGTATCGCAGCGGTGCTGACCGGGACCATCGTCGTCGCCCTTAACGGATTGAACGACGATATTCTGGAAGGCAGGATTTCCGCGCCGTTCCTTCTGGCCAACGGGCTGTTGCTGGTGCTTGGGCTTGCCGCCAGCGTCAGTACGGTCACGATGGCCTTGCCGCGCGTTGGTGCCCGTCATGAAGGACCGCGCTGGGCCATGATCGCGACAGCTGTTTTCCCCGCATCGGCCATCGCCATGCTGGTGCTGCATTTCACAAGCTGGCCAAAGCTGCCCGATCTTGTCCACGGTTGGCGCTGCTTTGCCGAAGCGACGATGGCATCGCTGCTGATTGCGGGTGCACTGATTTTCTGGTTGCGGCGCGGCGCTCCGGTTTCTCTGCCAACAGCCGGCCTGCATCTCGGCGTTGCTGCAACCGCGCTTGGCACCTTCGCGTTCGGGTTGACGTGCCCGCAGGATACCATTTCCCACCTTGGCGTCTGGCATGCGGCGCCGGTCGTGCTGGGTGGCGTCGTAGGGCGCACAATCGGACCGCGTTTGCTGCGCTGGTGA
- a CDS encoding isochorismatase family protein, with product MTDELSQNYASAFGGTLQPGRKCALVIVDVVAAYLLPDSVLYAPTAPAALAVNLRLAAQARAHGLPVVLTNVEYGADGASGGQFFKKVPSLKAFIKGSPLGGFPDGLQDADDIVVTKQYASAFFGTSLASTLRTLDVDTVLVTGFSTSGCVRATALDALQSGFVPIVVEPACADRHPEPHRANLFDLQAKYAEVVDEAYALNLLGRASPAIAGTVP from the coding sequence GTGACCGATGAACTTTCGCAGAATTATGCTTCGGCTTTTGGCGGGACGCTTCAGCCCGGCCGGAAATGTGCACTGGTGATCGTGGACGTTGTTGCGGCCTACCTGCTGCCGGACTCGGTGCTCTACGCGCCGACGGCGCCAGCGGCCCTGGCCGTAAATCTGCGGCTTGCGGCGCAGGCCCGCGCCCATGGACTGCCGGTCGTGCTGACCAATGTAGAATACGGCGCGGATGGCGCTTCAGGTGGCCAGTTCTTCAAAAAGGTCCCGTCGCTCAAGGCGTTCATAAAGGGATCGCCGCTGGGCGGCTTTCCCGATGGGCTGCAGGACGCGGACGATATTGTGGTGACCAAGCAATATGCCTCGGCATTCTTCGGCACATCGCTGGCATCGACCTTGCGCACGCTGGATGTGGATACCGTGCTGGTAACCGGGTTTTCGACATCGGGCTGTGTGCGCGCAACCGCGCTGGATGCGCTGCAATCCGGGTTCGTGCCAATCGTGGTGGAGCCGGCCTGCGCCGATCGGCATCCCGAACCGCATCGCGCCAACCTGTTCGATCTTCAGGCCAAATATGCCGAAGTGGTGGACGAGGCTTATGCGCTGAACCTGCTGGGCAGGGCATCACCAGCTATTGCCGGAACTGTCCCATGA
- a CDS encoding (2Fe-2S)-binding protein has product MKLNINGTSHTVDVDPEMPLLWVLRDVLGMTGTKFGCGVAQCGACTVLVDGTPVRSCSLPAGSLSGEQVRTIEAATDKGQRVAAAVLAAWDEAQVAQCGYCQPGQIMAATALLEGNASPGDADIDNAMAGNACRCATYVRIRAAIHDAARRLGA; this is encoded by the coding sequence ATGAAACTGAACATAAACGGCACGTCTCATACAGTCGACGTCGATCCCGAAATGCCGCTGCTGTGGGTCTTGCGCGATGTGCTGGGGATGACGGGCACCAAGTTCGGGTGCGGTGTGGCCCAGTGCGGCGCGTGCACCGTGCTGGTCGATGGAACGCCCGTCCGTTCGTGCAGCCTGCCGGCCGGATCGCTTTCGGGCGAACAGGTGCGGACGATCGAAGCGGCTACGGACAAGGGGCAGCGCGTTGCTGCGGCGGTTCTGGCGGCCTGGGATGAAGCGCAAGTGGCGCAGTGCGGCTATTGCCAGCCGGGCCAGATCATGGCGGCAACCGCCCTGCTGGAAGGCAATGCCAGCCCCGGCGATGCGGATATCGACAACGCCATGGCCGGCAATGCCTGCCGCTGCGCCACATATGTGCGGATCCGCGCCGCGATCCATGACGCTGCAAGGAGGCTTGGCGCATGA